A genomic region of Microbacterium schleiferi contains the following coding sequences:
- a CDS encoding SGNH/GDSL hydrolase family protein yields the protein MRKLMAAIAATTGLVFMLLTGAPALANGGSGPLDGLDYVSLGDSYQAGYGLTPFSNTSPFAGDPNGCYQADGNYPHLLAAAFGLTINDQTCSGAITANIGYGSATVPSTDPNVILPTLPDVSTLQVTLSGMTAPQLQSAGLSTDTDVVTVGIGGNDLGFSSIATACMRLSLSSDPAYLEYKVGAFDNCKDYFDDETTYPSAYLAGRITDSVAPRLAQSFAEIRAAAPNAQVFVVGYPQVAPDGATDACFTEPTTPDAVPYSGVDLQFLHDIEQQLDDTIEAAAVAANFTFIPTWDQTAGHTLCTPEPWINGITLYINTSSDCNPGYLPADSEKWVCVKLGALHPNEGGVLEIANIVEQAVTDWAATRGVTASASEVAQGGQVTLSGGGFGAGETVEIWLNSTPVLLSSLPASASGTFSTTLTIPADAAPGAHTIVATGLSSGRSFSTPITITASGSSSGGGASVLAEGGMDTTALQLVGLSGLLGTTLIAGGAVLMLRRRRGMSTDR from the coding sequence GTGCGAAAGCTAATGGCGGCTATTGCTGCGACGACAGGTCTCGTGTTCATGCTCCTCACCGGGGCCCCAGCCCTCGCCAACGGCGGTTCTGGCCCGCTCGACGGCCTCGACTACGTGTCTCTCGGCGACTCCTACCAGGCCGGCTACGGACTCACCCCGTTCAGCAACACGAGTCCGTTCGCGGGCGACCCGAACGGCTGCTACCAGGCCGATGGCAACTACCCGCACCTGCTCGCCGCCGCGTTCGGTCTGACGATCAACGACCAGACATGCTCGGGCGCCATCACGGCAAACATCGGCTACGGCTCAGCCACGGTCCCGTCGACTGACCCCAATGTCATCCTGCCGACGCTGCCCGACGTTTCGACACTGCAGGTGACGCTGTCGGGGATGACGGCGCCGCAGTTGCAGTCCGCGGGACTCAGCACCGACACCGACGTGGTCACGGTCGGCATCGGCGGCAACGACCTCGGCTTCTCGTCGATCGCCACCGCCTGCATGCGCCTGTCGCTCAGCAGTGACCCGGCCTACCTCGAGTACAAGGTCGGCGCATTCGATAACTGCAAGGACTACTTCGACGACGAAACGACCTATCCCTCGGCCTACCTCGCCGGGCGCATCACCGACTCGGTCGCGCCGCGGCTTGCGCAGAGCTTCGCCGAGATCCGCGCAGCAGCACCCAACGCGCAGGTCTTCGTCGTCGGCTACCCGCAGGTCGCGCCCGATGGCGCCACGGATGCCTGCTTCACCGAACCGACCACCCCCGATGCCGTTCCCTACAGCGGCGTCGATCTGCAGTTCTTACACGACATCGAGCAGCAGCTCGACGACACAATCGAGGCGGCCGCCGTTGCCGCGAACTTCACGTTCATCCCGACGTGGGACCAGACCGCAGGTCACACACTGTGCACCCCCGAACCGTGGATCAACGGGATCACGCTCTATATCAACACCTCGTCGGACTGTAACCCGGGGTATCTGCCCGCCGACTCGGAGAAGTGGGTCTGCGTGAAGCTCGGCGCCCTCCATCCGAACGAGGGCGGAGTGCTCGAGATCGCGAACATCGTCGAGCAGGCCGTGACCGACTGGGCAGCGACACGCGGAGTCACCGCCAGCGCAAGCGAGGTGGCACAAGGCGGCCAGGTAACACTCTCCGGTGGCGGGTTCGGCGCCGGAGAAACCGTCGAGATCTGGCTGAACTCGACGCCCGTCCTCCTCTCCTCGCTGCCGGCCAGTGCATCGGGCACGTTCTCGACGACGCTGACGATCCCCGCGGATGCCGCACCCGGCGCGCACACGATCGTGGCGACGGGTCTCTCGTCGGGCCGTTCCTTCTCGACACCGATCACGATCACGGCATCCGGGTCTTCGAGTGGCGGCGGAGCATCCGTCCTGGCCGAGGGCGGCATGGACACCACCGCCCTGCAGCTGGTGGGGCTGAGTGGCCTGCTGGGAACCACCCTGATCGCCGGCGGTGCCGTGCTGATGCTCCGCCGCCGTCGCGGCATGAGCACGGATCGCTGA